A stretch of the Maridesulfovibrio zosterae DSM 11974 genome encodes the following:
- a CDS encoding ABC transporter ATP-binding protein/permease: protein MITKRPLTYWIKNSNKKLQLMLLVVIVFTVGIRLVPLEMQKLIINQAISMRKVDLLFMYCGFYIASVVSASLLKYLITVLQTYIGQESLAQMRKELYAHILTLPLGYFRKANPGMVVSSLITELAPAGEYVGQSVAVPVTNVLTLIAFATYMFYLNATMAAISIALYPFVIYLVPKLQKKSNAANKKRVDTTRNLSSHINETISGIHEIHGNGSYRIENRKYGAFVDRLFKIRITWILYKQGTKVLNSFFQNLGPLMLFLVGGYLAIQGRFDLGALVAFLSAYEKIYDPWKELMDFYQVHNDASVRYERVMEYFDCTPEFELEPEGRAPVKLKGDIEVQNLTFTVSGGVRLLKQINMHLKPGEQMALVGFSGSGKSTLAQCISQLYKYTGGSVKIDGYEVDDLTKADIVHNTGIVAQSPFIFSGTIKENLLYSCSAVLEGDPDAENKMPSRDNMIECIQQAGIFIDVLRFGLNTLLDTEKEAELSERLVRVRKNFHTDYGDKLAEHVEFYRDGEYLNYSTVAGNITFGHANEKIFSDRELVTNEYFIKYLRESQLETPLLSLGKELATQTVDILGNLPPDEIFFEQSPIPSEEFEDYKQVVIRIEGQTLQEIQGRDREMLLHLALRFVPGKHKTVALPSILQALILDGRKIFNTKITTDRPEAFSFFQMNEFIPSQTILDNILFGKPKTDHPKVQDAINQSMIQLLIEEDLLETVVELGMEFQVGTKGDKLSGGQCQKLAIARTFLKNPPIMIMDEATSALDNRSQNRIQGLLESKWKGKATLISVIHRLDTIKNYDKVAVMKAGKLMEIGPYEELMARKGLLYELVHGAH, encoded by the coding sequence ATGATTACTAAACGCCCACTGACCTATTGGATAAAAAATAGTAATAAAAAGCTACAGTTAATGCTGTTGGTTGTTATTGTATTTACCGTAGGTATCAGACTGGTCCCGCTTGAAATGCAGAAATTGATTATTAACCAAGCCATCAGTATGCGCAAGGTTGATCTTTTGTTCATGTATTGCGGCTTTTACATCGCCTCTGTTGTTTCTGCAAGTTTGCTTAAATACCTGATTACGGTACTCCAGACTTATATAGGCCAGGAATCATTAGCTCAAATGCGTAAAGAGCTTTACGCCCATATATTAACTCTTCCACTTGGATATTTCAGAAAAGCTAATCCTGGAATGGTTGTTTCATCATTAATTACAGAACTAGCTCCCGCAGGGGAATACGTAGGGCAGTCAGTAGCCGTCCCTGTAACCAATGTACTGACGCTTATCGCATTTGCCACCTACATGTTTTACCTGAATGCAACAATGGCGGCAATTTCCATAGCACTCTATCCTTTTGTTATTTATCTAGTCCCAAAACTTCAAAAAAAATCGAACGCAGCAAACAAAAAGAGAGTCGACACTACAAGAAATCTCAGTAGCCATATTAACGAAACAATCTCCGGTATCCATGAAATCCATGGAAACGGCTCATATCGTATTGAAAATCGTAAATACGGTGCATTTGTTGACCGCCTATTCAAAATCAGAATCACATGGATTCTCTATAAACAGGGAACTAAGGTTCTTAATAGTTTCTTCCAGAACCTAGGCCCCTTAATGCTTTTCCTTGTAGGTGGTTACCTTGCAATCCAAGGACGCTTTGATCTTGGTGCACTGGTTGCATTTCTGTCTGCGTACGAAAAAATTTACGACCCATGGAAAGAGCTTATGGACTTTTACCAAGTTCATAATGACGCTTCTGTCCGCTATGAAAGGGTAATGGAATATTTTGATTGCACTCCTGAATTTGAACTTGAACCTGAAGGGCGAGCACCTGTTAAGCTTAAAGGTGATATCGAAGTTCAAAATCTGACTTTCACCGTTTCAGGAGGGGTACGTTTACTTAAACAAATTAATATGCATTTAAAACCCGGCGAACAGATGGCTCTCGTAGGTTTTTCAGGTAGTGGTAAAAGCACTCTCGCCCAATGTATCTCGCAGTTATACAAATATACAGGAGGTTCTGTAAAAATAGACGGGTATGAAGTTGATGATCTGACTAAAGCAGATATTGTTCATAATACAGGAATTGTAGCACAATCACCATTTATCTTTTCTGGAACCATAAAAGAAAATCTGCTTTATTCATGCAGCGCGGTTCTTGAAGGTGATCCGGATGCAGAAAATAAAATGCCAAGTCGTGATAATATGATTGAGTGCATTCAACAGGCAGGAATATTCATTGATGTTCTGCGCTTTGGGCTGAACACTTTACTCGACACAGAAAAAGAAGCTGAACTTTCAGAAAGACTGGTAAGAGTTCGTAAAAATTTCCACACTGACTACGGCGATAAACTTGCTGAACATGTGGAATTCTATCGTGATGGAGAATACCTGAACTACTCCACTGTTGCGGGAAATATAACTTTTGGCCATGCAAATGAAAAAATATTTTCTGACAGGGAACTCGTAACCAATGAATACTTTATTAAATATCTCAGGGAGTCCCAGCTTGAAACTCCACTGCTTAGTCTAGGAAAAGAACTGGCAACTCAGACTGTTGATATTCTGGGTAATCTACCCCCCGATGAGATTTTCTTTGAACAAAGTCCTATTCCCAGTGAAGAATTTGAAGACTATAAGCAGGTTGTAATAAGGATTGAGGGCCAAACTTTACAAGAAATTCAAGGTAGAGACCGCGAAATGCTTTTACATCTTGCTCTCAGATTTGTTCCAGGAAAACATAAAACTGTTGCTCTGCCATCTATTTTACAAGCCCTTATCCTGGATGGACGTAAGATATTCAACACTAAGATAACTACAGATAGACCAGAAGCATTCAGCTTCTTCCAAATGAATGAATTTATTCCTTCACAAACAATTCTGGATAATATTCTTTTTGGTAAACCGAAAACAGATCACCCAAAAGTTCAAGATGCTATTAACCAGTCCATGATACAACTGCTTATCGAAGAAGATCTTCTTGAAACAGTTGTTGAGCTTGGAATGGAATTTCAAGTGGGGACCAAGGGAGACAAACTTTCAGGTGGACAGTGCCAGAAACTTGCAATTGCCCGTACATTCCTAAAAAATCCACCAATAATGATCATGGATGAAGCAACTTCTGCTCTGGATAACAGATCACAGAACCGTATTCAGGGACTTCTGGAAAGTAAATGGAAAGGTAAAGCCACCCTTATTTCAGTTATTCACAGACTGGACACTATCAAGAACTACGATAAAGTAGCTGTGATGAAGGCAGGTAAGCTTATGGAAATAGGACCGTATGAGGAACTCATGGCCCGCAAAGGCCTTCTTTATGAACTTGTACATGGAGCACATTAG
- a CDS encoding Crp/Fnr family transcriptional regulator codes for MSAETSEYQEHLEIIRGIPYFSGLNLEAQKLIAYLCVRDKFSAGDTVFNTGDVDKSAYYLLSGDMEAYLESKNVKIHSYKNGDFVGALSLIGNSKRLFTLKAHSDCVCIRLTSGKFTKAQEQYPEISNKFLKAAVEMIGSWEERLIANYNNNCSGCNAGIGLTLI; via the coding sequence ATGTCAGCAGAAACAAGTGAATATCAGGAACATTTAGAGATTATAAGAGGGATACCCTATTTTTCAGGACTGAATCTTGAAGCTCAAAAACTTATCGCTTACCTTTGTGTGCGTGACAAGTTCAGTGCAGGAGATACGGTATTCAATACAGGTGATGTAGACAAATCAGCTTATTATTTACTTAGTGGTGATATGGAAGCCTATCTTGAATCTAAAAATGTTAAAATTCATAGCTACAAAAATGGAGACTTCGTAGGAGCTCTTTCATTGATAGGTAACTCTAAACGACTTTTTACATTGAAAGCTCATTCGGATTGTGTATGCATAAGACTTACCAGTGGTAAATTTACAAAAGCTCAAGAGCAATATCCTGAAATAAGTAATAAATTTCTAAAAGCTGCAGTTGAGATGATTGGTAGCTGGGAGGAGAGACTCATCGCCAATTATAACAATAATTGCTCTGGATGTAATGCAGGAATTGGGCTGACACTTATTTAA
- a CDS encoding GNAT family N-acetyltransferase, which produces MKNLVAGIYKALKVEHEEITKVWDSSVRATHHFISEEYLNYLKPLIKNEYLSSVQLFTLKDAQGVVLGFIGVDEDKVEMLFIHPAAIGKGYGKKLLEFAITELKINKVDVNEQNIAAISFYEHMGFKSIGRSPVDGLGKPYPIIHMKL; this is translated from the coding sequence ATGAAGAATCTTGTGGCGGGTATTTATAAAGCATTAAAAGTTGAACATGAAGAAATCACAAAAGTATGGGATTCTTCTGTTCGTGCAACGCACCATTTTATTTCAGAAGAATATCTTAACTATTTGAAGCCACTGATTAAAAATGAATACCTTTCCAGTGTTCAGCTTTTCACTTTAAAGGATGCGCAGGGTGTTGTTTTGGGATTTATTGGGGTCGATGAAGATAAAGTTGAGATGCTTTTTATTCATCCTGCAGCAATTGGAAAAGGGTATGGAAAGAAACTGCTTGAATTTGCTATAACCGAGCTAAAAATTAATAAAGTTGATGTTAATGAACAGAATATAGCCGCCATTTCTTTTTATGAACACATGGGCTTTAAGAGTATTGGTCGATCTCCAGTAGACGGATTAGGAAAACCATACCCAATCATCCATATGAAATTATAA
- the qrcD gene encoding menaquinone reductase integral membrane subunit QrcD: MDSNLFPEGVTRCGLPKFMLWLTLVSAVLLWGVYAAVQVFMYGIGVTGLDNYFGFGLWITFDLAVIALGAGAFFTGFLKYILKIDQLKNIVNLAVILGFLCYSGAMLILTMDIGQPIRAWFGYWHPNVHSMLTEVIFCITCYCTVLIIEFIPLVLEQKQLNKIPFLHHFAHHLHVNMALFAGIGTFLSTFHQGSLGGMYGVMFGRPYAYREGFFIWPWTFFLFVLSAVGSGPVFTVLVCTLIEKMTGKKLVEYKVKALMGKIAGTMLCVYMFFKIIDTWAWAVGYLPSVGLTFEQMFHGNIYGQWLLWTELGLCGILPAIMLISPAIKNNPSLLYTAAILDCIGISINRYVFTVQTIAIPVMPFDSWQMYAPNWAEWATSLMICAYGVLVLSLCYRYLPVFPQEVKLNKK, translated from the coding sequence ATGGATAGCAATCTCTTCCCCGAAGGCGTAACACGTTGCGGACTGCCTAAGTTCATGCTCTGGCTGACTTTGGTCTCCGCAGTCCTGCTCTGGGGCGTGTATGCTGCTGTACAGGTTTTTATGTACGGTATCGGCGTGACCGGCCTTGATAACTATTTCGGGTTCGGACTTTGGATTACTTTTGACCTTGCGGTTATTGCTCTTGGAGCCGGTGCCTTTTTTACTGGGTTCTTGAAATATATCCTTAAGATCGATCAACTTAAAAATATCGTTAACTTAGCAGTTATTCTCGGATTCCTGTGCTATTCCGGCGCCATGCTCATTCTGACCATGGACATCGGACAGCCTATCCGCGCATGGTTCGGTTACTGGCACCCTAATGTGCACTCCATGCTGACAGAAGTTATCTTCTGTATTACCTGCTATTGTACAGTTCTGATCATCGAATTTATTCCGCTGGTTTTAGAACAGAAGCAACTTAATAAAATTCCTTTTCTGCATCACTTTGCCCATCACCTTCATGTGAATATGGCTTTGTTCGCAGGTATCGGAACATTCCTGTCCACATTCCACCAGGGTTCTCTGGGTGGTATGTATGGTGTTATGTTCGGTCGTCCTTATGCTTACCGTGAAGGTTTCTTCATCTGGCCTTGGACATTCTTTCTCTTTGTTCTTTCTGCTGTAGGGTCCGGTCCTGTCTTTACAGTTCTGGTTTGTACTCTCATAGAAAAAATGACTGGCAAGAAATTGGTCGAATATAAAGTTAAAGCTTTAATGGGAAAAATTGCCGGTACTATGCTTTGTGTGTACATGTTCTTCAAGATCATTGACACATGGGCCTGGGCTGTAGGTTACCTTCCTTCCGTAGGTCTTACTTTTGAACAGATGTTCCATGGTAATATCTATGGTCAGTGGTTGCTCTGGACTGAACTCGGACTTTGCGGAATTCTTCCCGCAATTATGCTGATTTCTCCGGCTATTAAAAACAACCCGTCATTGCTTTACACTGCTGCAATTCTGGACTGTATCGGCATATCCATTAACCGTTATGTCTTCACTGTTCAGACTATTGCTATCCCTGTTATGCCTTTTGATAGCTGGCAGATGTATGCTCCAAACTGGGCTGAATGGGCAACATCTCTGATGATTTGTGCATACGGCGTTCTCGTATTAAGTCTTTGTTACAGATATCTGCCTGTCTTCCCTCAGGAAGTTAAGCTGAATAAAAAGTAA
- the qrcC gene encoding menaquinone reductase iron-sulfur cluster-binding subunit QrcC yields the protein MQHIEFDTKWTMVVDIDKCTGCGACMVSCQAENNIAPMEQGSNKLKTLTWLLVYELNNGKDFPNREVAYLPRPCMQCGHPACVPVCPVVATTKDEEGGIVSQIYPRCIGCRYCMAACPYHARYFGWLDPVWPGGMDKALSPTTSTRPRGVVEKCNFCHSRLLNARERARNEGMDPNKLPDGWYKPACLEGCPTGAISFGDSKNPEHKVHELIKDPNAFRILESIGMEPQVYYISRRDWVREQSDNHLAEDKH from the coding sequence ATGCAACATATAGAATTCGATACTAAATGGACCATGGTGGTCGATATCGACAAGTGCACAGGTTGCGGTGCTTGTATGGTATCCTGCCAGGCTGAAAATAATATAGCTCCCATGGAACAGGGGTCCAATAAACTCAAGACCCTTACCTGGCTGCTCGTATATGAATTAAACAATGGCAAGGACTTCCCTAATAGAGAAGTAGCCTATCTGCCCAGACCATGTATGCAATGCGGTCATCCGGCATGTGTTCCTGTCTGTCCTGTAGTAGCAACTACTAAGGACGAAGAAGGCGGAATCGTCAGCCAGATCTACCCCCGTTGTATCGGTTGCAGGTATTGTATGGCTGCATGTCCTTACCATGCTCGCTACTTTGGATGGTTGGACCCTGTATGGCCGGGTGGAATGGACAAAGCGTTGTCTCCAACAACTTCAACACGTCCGCGTGGTGTTGTTGAGAAATGCAACTTCTGTCATTCCAGACTCTTGAACGCTCGCGAGCGTGCACGTAACGAAGGTATGGATCCTAACAAACTTCCTGATGGCTGGTACAAACCAGCTTGTCTCGAAGGCTGCCCCACTGGCGCAATCTCTTTCGGTGATTCAAAGAATCCTGAGCACAAAGTTCATGAGCTGATCAAAGATCCAAATGCTTTCCGTATCTTGGAGTCGATTGGCATGGAACCTCAGGTTTACTACATCAGCCGTCGTGACTGGGTTCGTGAGCAGAGTGATAACCACTTAGCTGAAGACAAGCACTAG
- the qrcB gene encoding menaquinone reductase molybdopterin-binding-like subunit QrcB, with translation MGIDRRTFIQLVTGGVVGSLFTPVIWKSLDDASIWSQNWSWIPRLKYGAITEQASLSKFGASPCAEIVKSVGGSPYLTKGNGENEMSKGGVDPISASGPQLMYSPSRINGPMKKVGDGKYESISWEDAEKMLSEKLAAVKGQKGKLAVVSGDNTGTTSEVLSGFATEMGSSDCYLMPSEEQGAAVALSSMGGKGQIGYDLDNADLVLFVGADAMDSWGPVVRNQRVYSESRPTGGEITTKYFYAGSFLNNTAAASDKWIPIVPGTGAIFCLGLAFHLLKSGASASVSDFDDFKTLVMSRFTPDKVEKAIGVTGADMAAIAKQLSSASAPVVVAGSEFGAGAGAADVIAASAVNMLLGRINEKGGMKILPNLPKAVESAIDRSELAAKDFAGYLAGIAAGKVATPDVMMVYAANPVYSLPQTEAMASALAKVPFLVSFSTFMDETASTADLIMPNPTSYECFEDAQTPYGVGAAMLSACAPVTEPMYNSKATVDVILSVASGMGIDLGYESAELLFQAKAEKAGADWDSLIEGAAFVSDSTESGSIKFAASVLSKAVSMPKGGEIAFAPYSKLINGSSTMAIPPLNVVLVSKNELYGKDLLVQVNAKTAKKLGKSEGAKVKLSGAGGECVARIHINEGVMNDVIAAPLGFGHTAWDVYSSGKGDNISKILTVSTESGTGLSVWTSSFVSIA, from the coding sequence ATGGGTATTGATCGCAGAACTTTTATTCAATTGGTCACAGGTGGTGTGGTTGGTTCACTCTTCACCCCTGTAATTTGGAAATCTTTAGATGATGCATCTATCTGGTCTCAGAACTGGTCGTGGATTCCCAGACTGAAATACGGTGCAATCACAGAACAGGCTTCATTGTCTAAATTCGGAGCTTCACCTTGTGCGGAGATTGTAAAATCCGTTGGTGGCAGCCCTTATTTAACAAAAGGCAATGGAGAAAATGAAATGAGCAAGGGAGGCGTCGATCCTATCAGCGCAAGCGGACCCCAGCTCATGTACAGTCCTTCCCGTATAAATGGTCCAATGAAAAAGGTCGGGGATGGCAAGTACGAATCTATTTCTTGGGAAGATGCTGAAAAAATGCTTTCCGAGAAACTCGCAGCCGTGAAAGGGCAAAAAGGCAAACTCGCAGTTGTTTCCGGTGATAATACTGGAACCACAAGCGAAGTCCTCTCCGGTTTTGCAACTGAAATGGGAAGCAGTGACTGTTATCTCATGCCCAGTGAAGAGCAGGGCGCTGCCGTGGCATTAAGCAGTATGGGGGGCAAAGGTCAGATCGGTTATGATCTGGATAATGCTGACCTGGTATTGTTTGTAGGTGCTGACGCAATGGATTCATGGGGCCCGGTTGTTAGAAACCAGCGTGTTTACTCTGAAAGTCGTCCTACCGGCGGAGAAATTACAACTAAGTATTTCTATGCAGGATCTTTCCTTAACAACACAGCTGCAGCAAGTGATAAGTGGATTCCGATAGTTCCCGGAACAGGCGCAATATTCTGTCTCGGACTTGCTTTTCATCTGCTTAAATCAGGTGCCTCAGCTTCAGTTTCTGACTTTGATGACTTCAAGACTCTGGTAATGTCCAGATTCACTCCTGATAAGGTAGAAAAAGCAATTGGTGTTACCGGCGCAGATATGGCCGCTATTGCCAAACAGCTTAGCTCTGCTTCCGCTCCTGTCGTTGTCGCCGGGTCTGAATTCGGCGCAGGCGCAGGTGCAGCAGACGTGATTGCTGCTTCAGCTGTAAATATGCTGCTTGGGCGTATTAATGAAAAGGGGGGAATGAAGATTCTTCCTAATCTGCCTAAAGCGGTAGAATCTGCAATTGATCGTTCTGAACTGGCTGCTAAAGACTTTGCAGGGTATCTTGCAGGTATAGCTGCCGGAAAAGTAGCTACTCCTGATGTCATGATGGTTTATGCTGCGAATCCGGTTTACTCTCTGCCTCAGACCGAAGCTATGGCTTCTGCTCTGGCTAAGGTTCCTTTTCTGGTAAGTTTCAGCACTTTCATGGACGAAACAGCTTCAACAGCTGATTTGATTATGCCGAATCCCACCAGCTATGAGTGTTTTGAAGATGCGCAGACTCCTTACGGTGTCGGTGCTGCAATGCTCAGTGCATGTGCTCCTGTTACAGAGCCTATGTATAACAGCAAGGCAACAGTTGATGTTATTCTAAGTGTTGCCTCTGGTATGGGGATTGATCTTGGATACGAATCTGCTGAACTTCTTTTTCAGGCTAAAGCCGAAAAAGCAGGTGCAGATTGGGATTCTCTGATTGAAGGGGCTGCTTTTGTTTCTGATTCGACAGAATCCGGTTCTATTAAGTTTGCAGCATCTGTACTGTCTAAAGCTGTTTCAATGCCAAAAGGTGGGGAGATAGCTTTTGCCCCTTACTCCAAGCTTATTAATGGCTCCTCCACAATGGCTATTCCGCCATTGAACGTTGTACTGGTCAGCAAGAACGAGCTGTATGGCAAAGATCTTCTGGTTCAGGTCAATGCAAAGACTGCCAAGAAATTAGGCAAGTCTGAAGGAGCTAAGGTTAAGCTGTCCGGAGCAGGCGGAGAATGTGTCGCAAGAATCCATATTAACGAAGGCGTGATGAATGATGTCATTGCCGCTCCTCTTGGATTCGGTCACACCGCATGGGACGTATACTCAAGCGGTAAAGGCGATAACATCTCCAAAATTCTCACTGTCAGCACTGAATCCGGTACCGGCCTGTCCGTCTGGACCAGTTCTTTCGTGAGCATCGCTTAA
- the qrcA gene encoding menaquinone reductase multiheme cytochrome c subunit QrcA: MEEKRTSKQCGGVLPFFIGVLASLIIGWWVFPQVIYSQKTQPVDFSHKVHVEGEGMDCESCHTFMEDGSFAGLPSNEKCAECHEDMLGETKAEEVYVTEYLQKGVEVPWLVYQYQPDNVYFSHMAHQGFECTDCHPDVGNSNTLPTYYENRISGYSKQTMKMWQCERCHAEVGTSNACYVCHK; the protein is encoded by the coding sequence ATGGAGGAAAAAAGAACATCGAAGCAATGTGGAGGAGTTCTTCCTTTCTTCATCGGTGTCCTTGCGAGCCTGATCATCGGTTGGTGGGTTTTCCCGCAGGTTATTTATAGCCAGAAAACTCAGCCTGTTGATTTCAGTCACAAGGTTCACGTTGAAGGTGAGGGTATGGACTGTGAGTCATGTCACACGTTTATGGAAGATGGATCCTTTGCAGGTCTCCCTTCCAATGAGAAGTGTGCTGAATGTCATGAAGACATGCTCGGCGAAACAAAAGCTGAAGAAGTTTATGTGACTGAATACCTGCAGAAGGGCGTTGAAGTTCCTTGGCTGGTTTATCAGTATCAGCCGGACAACGTATACTTTTCACACATGGCGCACCAAGGCTTCGAGTGTACTGATTGCCATCCCGACGTAGGCAACAGCAACACGCTGCCGACGTATTACGAAAACAGAATAAGCGGTTACAGCAAGCAGACCATGAAGATGTGGCAGTGTGAACGCTGTCATGCGGAAGTTGGTACCAGCAACGCATGTTACGTCTGCCATAAGTAA
- the rfbC gene encoding dTDP-4-dehydrorhamnose 3,5-epimerase: protein MNLIETEFPGLMVIEPKVFRDDRGFFLESFNKEVFAENGLPTDFVQDNHAYSSGIGVIRGLHLQMPPHAQAKLVWVTRGAVNDVVVDLRKGSPTYLRLFKIELSAENFRRLFIPKGFAHGYETLTEECEFMYKVDSGYAPGSEDGVRWDDPDLAIDWNTSNPVLSDKDRVLPSLAQFESPFDF from the coding sequence ATGAATTTGATTGAGACTGAGTTTCCGGGACTTATGGTTATTGAGCCAAAAGTGTTTCGGGATGATAGGGGTTTTTTTCTGGAAAGCTTTAACAAGGAAGTCTTTGCAGAAAATGGATTACCTACTGATTTTGTACAGGATAACCATGCATACTCATCAGGGATAGGTGTTATTCGCGGACTGCATTTGCAGATGCCTCCTCATGCACAGGCAAAACTTGTCTGGGTAACCAGAGGGGCAGTCAATGATGTAGTTGTGGATCTTAGAAAAGGTTCACCGACTTATTTGAGATTGTTCAAAATTGAACTATCTGCGGAGAACTTTCGCAGACTGTTTATCCCTAAAGGTTTTGCTCATGGTTATGAAACCTTAACTGAAGAATGTGAGTTCATGTATAAGGTTGATTCCGGGTATGCCCCCGGTAGCGAAGACGGAGTCCGCTGGGATGACCCTGACCTCGCAATTGACTGGAATACAAGTAATCCTGTGCTTTCTGATAAAGACAGGGTTCTCCCTTCACTGGCTCAGTTTGAGTCCCCGTTCGATTTTTAA
- a CDS encoding CvpA family protein, giving the protein METSGIALNSLDIILIVIAAALVFRGLLRGIVREAISVFSLILGFYLAAKYHQDLAPYFANFFDGPGTVKAFSYLSIIIATLLVAYLVGTTIKKILTVTMLSWADQVLGGILGLAEAVMIGGIIIVVLNSFTPNSEFLTKSKLAPKVMSTASFFISFAPDNVLDSLDIKSMFPEHSELSTPLSDII; this is encoded by the coding sequence ATGGAAACATCAGGAATAGCACTTAATTCTCTAGATATCATATTGATAGTTATTGCCGCAGCTCTCGTCTTCAGAGGGTTGCTCCGCGGAATAGTACGTGAAGCAATTTCTGTTTTCTCTTTGATCTTAGGTTTTTATCTGGCAGCAAAATATCATCAGGACTTAGCTCCTTATTTTGCGAACTTTTTTGATGGTCCTGGAACAGTCAAAGCTTTCAGTTATCTCTCAATAATCATAGCAACTTTACTCGTTGCTTATCTTGTTGGGACAACTATCAAAAAGATATTGACTGTCACGATGTTAAGCTGGGCGGATCAGGTACTTGGTGGAATTTTAGGATTAGCTGAAGCTGTCATGATTGGCGGTATTATTATTGTTGTATTAAACAGCTTCACGCCGAATTCAGAATTTCTCACAAAATCAAAACTAGCCCCGAAAGTAATGTCTACAGCGAGCTTTTTTATCAGCTTTGCTCCCGACAACGTACTAGATTCACTGGACATAAAATCTATGTTCCCCGAACACTCTGAACTTTCAACCCCATTAAGCGATATTATCTAA
- the mazG gene encoding nucleoside triphosphate pyrophosphohydrolase — MSNKSLEKLRDVIAQLTGPDGCPWDMKQTPNSLCDYVIEEAFELVEAIRADDKQEAMEELGDVMFLLLFIAERYEKSGSFTLAEAIDSSSAKMIRRHPHVFADCKVEDQEELLRNWEKIKRSEKKDSDKIFDSLPKGLPPLLKAYRINAKAARSGFTFESDEQCIKQLESEWQEWDKALKAEDNNASEEEFGDYLFALIELGRRKGIKANSALDKTNNKFLDRFSKMEDLAKEQGKDVSEMELTELNELWNKIKS; from the coding sequence ATGAGTAACAAATCACTTGAAAAATTACGGGATGTAATAGCACAACTTACAGGGCCCGACGGATGTCCATGGGACATGAAGCAAACCCCGAACTCTTTGTGTGATTATGTCATTGAAGAGGCATTTGAACTGGTTGAAGCTATCCGAGCTGATGACAAGCAAGAAGCAATGGAAGAACTTGGCGATGTTATGTTTCTGCTATTATTCATTGCTGAGCGCTATGAAAAAAGCGGTTCATTTACACTTGCTGAAGCAATTGACTCAAGTTCAGCCAAGATGATTCGCAGGCATCCGCATGTTTTTGCTGATTGCAAAGTCGAAGATCAGGAAGAACTTTTACGCAACTGGGAAAAAATTAAACGCAGTGAGAAGAAGGACTCTGATAAGATATTTGACTCCCTTCCCAAGGGTTTGCCTCCCCTCCTTAAAGCCTACCGTATAAATGCTAAAGCAGCACGCAGTGGTTTTACATTTGAATCTGATGAACAATGCATCAAACAGCTCGAAAGCGAATGGCAGGAATGGGATAAAGCTTTAAAAGCCGAAGACAATAATGCAAGCGAAGAAGAATTCGGAGATTACCTTTTTGCATTAATTGAACTAGGCCGCCGCAAAGGCATCAAGGCAAACAGTGCCTTGGATAAGACAAATAATAAATTCCTGGATAGGTTTTCAAAAATGGAAGATCTAGCCAAAGAACAAGGCAAAGATGTTTCTGAAATGGAATTAACTGAGCTAAATGAACTTTGGAACAAGATAAAAAGCTAA